Proteins co-encoded in one Gopherus evgoodei ecotype Sinaloan lineage chromosome 4, rGopEvg1_v1.p, whole genome shotgun sequence genomic window:
- the KCNJ11 gene encoding ATP-sensitive inward rectifier potassium channel 11 — protein sequence MLSRKGIIPEEYVLTRLAEDVQEHSRYRARERRARFVGKNGTCNVAHKNIREQGRFLQDVFTTLVDLKWPHTLIIFTMTFLCSWLLFGMTWWLIAFAHGDLDHSTQLQAGGSQGVGEEAEGFMPCVTSIHSFTSAFLFSIEVQVTIGFGGRMVTEECPAAILVLIVQNIVGLVINAIMLGCIFMKTAQAHRRAETLIFSKHAVIALRDGRLCFMLRVGDLRKSMIISATIRMQVVKKTTSLEGEVVPLNQIDIQMENPVGGSNIFLVSPLLVYHVIDKNSPLYDISPLHLHHHEDLEVIVILEGVVETTGITTQARTSYLADEILWGQRFVPIVAEEDGRYSVDYSKFGNTVKVPTPSCTARQLEEDRSIIDSIPLSPKSTSRKRSFRLKPKFTITDEPS from the coding sequence ATGCTGTCCAGGAAAGGGATCATCCCGGAGGAGTATGTGCTGACCCGCCTCGCCGAGGATGTCCAGGAGCACTCCCGCTACCGCGCCCGGGAGCGGCGGGCCAGATTCGTGGGGAAGAACGGCACCTGCAACGTGGCCCACAAGAACATCCGCGAGCAGGGCCGCTTCCTGCAGGACGTCTTCACCACCCTGGTGGACCTCAAGTGGCCGCACACGCTGATCATCTTCACCATGACCTTCCTATGCAGCTGGCTGCTCTTCGGCATGACCTGGTGGCTGATTGCCTTCGCCCACGGGGACCTGGACCACAGCAcccagctgcaggcaggaggtagccagggggttggggaggaggctgaggggTTCATGCCCTGCGTGACCAGCATCCACTCCTTCACCTCCGCCTTCCTCTTCTCCATCGAGGTGCAGGTGACCATCGGCTTCGGGGGCCGCATGGTGACCGAGGAGTGCCCGGCTGCCATCCTGGTGCTGATCGTGCAGAACATCGTGGGGCTGGTGATCAACGCCATCATGCTGGGCTGCATTTTCATGAAGACAGCTCAGGCGCACCGCCGGGCCGAGACCCTCATCTTCAGCAAGCATGCAGTGATCGCCCTGCGGGACGGCAGGCTCTGCTTCATGCTGCGGGTGGGTGACCTGCGCAAGAGCATGATCATCAGTGCCACCATCCGCATGCAGGTGGTGAAGAAGACCACCAGCCTGGAGGGCGAGGTGGTGCCCCTCAACCAGATAGATATCCAGATGGAGAACCCAGTGGGGGGCAGCAACATCTTCCTGGTCTCCCCGCTTCTCGTCTACCATGTGATAGACAAGAACAGCCCACTCTACGACATCTCCCCCCTACACCTCCACCACCACGAGGACCTAGAAGTCATTGTCATCTTGGAAGGGGTGGTGGAGACCACTGGCATCACCACCCAAGCTAGGACCTCCTATCTGGCCGATGAAATCCTCTGGGGCCAAAGGTTTGTGCCCATCGTGGCAGAGGAAGATGGCAGGTACTCAGTGGACTACTCTAAGTTTGGCAACACGGTGAAAGTGCCCACCCCTTCTTGCACTGCCAGACAGCTGGAGGAAGACAGGAGCATCATAGACTCCATCCCATTGTCACCTAAAAGCACCAGTAGGAAGAGGTCTTTCAGGTTGAAACCCAAATTTACCATAACTGATGAGCCTTCCTGA